GGAGGCGCTGACGGGCGGACGGGACGGGTTCTACCTCGGCGAGTTCGGCGAGGGGCTGCTCGCGGTCGGCGCCGGCGAGTACACCGAGGACGACCTGGCCAAGGACGGCGCGGAATGGGTGGACCCGCTCCGGGCTCGGGCCTTCGGGCACGACGTGTGGACGATGCCGCCCAACTCCCAGGGATACCTGCTACTGCTCGCCCTCGGCATCGCCGAGGGGCTCGATCTGCCCGCCGACCCGGCCGACCCGCTCTGGGCGCATCTGCTGGTGGAGGCCGCGCGGCTGGCCGGGCACGACCGGCCGGAGGTGCTGTTCGAGGGTGCGTCCGTCGACGAGGTGCTGGGGTCGGCCGCCGCACGCCGTACCCTGATCGACCCCGCCGGCCGGATCGCGGTGCGCGACCTCACCGCGCCGGGCGACACCACCTACCTGTGCGTGGTGGACGGCGACGGCATGGGCGTCTCCCTGATCCAGTCGAACGCCGCCGGCTTCGGCAGCCTGGTCTTCGAGCCCCGCACCGGTATCAACCTGCACAACCGGGGCATCGGGTTCTCCCTGGTCCCGGGCCACCCCGCCGAGTACGGTCCCGGCCGCCGCCCGCCGCACACCCTCGTCCCCGCCCTGGTCACCCGCGCCGACGGGTCCCTCCGCTCGGTCGTGGGCACCATGGGCGGCGACGCCCAGCCGCAGATCCTGCTCCAGGTCCTGACCCGCCTGCTCGCCCACGACCAGGCGCCCGGTGAGGCCATCGGCGCCGCCCGGTGGCGGCTGGCCTCCGGTACCGGTTTCGACACCTGGGACACCCCCGACCAGGCCGTGGTCGAGATCGAGGACGGCGGCCCGTGGAGCGACGGTCTGCGCGACCGGGGACACCCCGTCGGCGCCATGCCGTACGGCTCCTCCTTCGGCCACGCCCACCTGATCGACGTGCTGCCCTCGGGCGTCCTGGCCGGGGCGGCCGACCCTCGGTCGATCATCGGGGCGGCCGCGGGACTCTGACCGGGGGATTTACGGCCGCAGAACGGGTAGGGCGGCGATATGAGTGAAATGCCCGCAGACCGCAAGGGTCTGAGCGACGAGCAGGCGGTCGAGGTCGAGGAGTGGACCGACGACCTCGGTCTCCACCACGAGATCCGTGAGGAGGCCCCCGGACACCAGGACACCCTCGACGAGCGCCTCTGGCGCGAGGCCCCGGACCGCGGCCGCGTTCCGCGCGAGGAGAGCCACCGTCTGGTGGCGCCGGACAAGGGCATCGGGCCGGACGAGACGTCCGAGGAGTATGCCGAGGACGTCGGCGCCGACAACGGCGACCTGTCAGCCGAGGAACGCGCCATCCACATCGACCCCAACGCCTGACGCGGGACCACGGTCCCGCCGGCCGCCGGCGGGTCCCGTGGCGACGCCCTCGGGTCGCGGCGGCCTCCGGCCCCGGCTCGCGAGCATGCCGACCAGTGGAAACTGGGCCGGCCCGGGGCCGCGTCGACGGCGCTCCGGGACGTCAGCCGGACGACTTGGCGGTCAGCCCCGCGACCAGGGCGTGCAGGTCGCCGACGACGTGGTCGGCGTCGGCGGCCTCCGGCCGGGCGGCATGGAGGTGGCCCCAGGGACCCCGGCGGATCAGGGCGGTCCGCATCCCGGCCGCGCGGGCGGGCCGGACGTCGTTGTCGAGCCGGTCGCCCACATAGAGGATCTCGCCGGGCTCCCGCCCCGAGACTGCCACGACCTTGGCGAAGAAGGCGGGGTCGGGCTTGGAGACGCCCCAGCCGTCGGAGGTGTGGATCGCGTCGACGGGCAGGTCCATCGCGGCCAGCGCGCCATAGGCCTGCGGGGGCTGGTTGCCCGCGATGATCAGCTCGTATCCGAGGCCGCGCAGCGCGGCCAGGCCGGGCCGTACGTCCGGGTAGAGGTCGTCGGCGTCGAAGTTCACCCGGAGCCCGTCAGGATCGTCGCGCTTCCATGCCTCCTGCTCCGCCTCGACGTCGAACCCCGGCCTGACGATCTGGAAGGCTTCCTCGAAGGACCTGTCCAGCGCTGCCATACCGCCCAGCACGCCGAGCATGGTGAACCGGGTGACGCCGAGCCGGTCGGCCCAGCGTGACCAGATCCGCGTCTCGTCGATCAGCGTCTCCCCGACGTCGAACACCAGCGCCCTGACCACAATCTCCCCCTCTGTTCGGCTCACCGATCCTATGCAGTACGGCCGGGCCAGACCGAACCCGCCGAAGCGGAACGGCGTGCAGGGGGGCCGTGACCGTGCGCATATCTCTCACGCCTGAGGGAATTCGATGGCACACTTAGAGTGTCTGTTCGGACACGAATAGGCACAGTCGATGGTGATGACAGCACAAGGACGACTTCCCCGGCACACCTCCCAGGAGAACCCGCCACCACCTCACCCGGCGAGAGAGCTCTTCGAGTCCCTTCCTTCCACCTTCCGCCTCCGGGCCGAGATCATCGACGGGAACCTCCTCTTGCGCCCATCCGGAACCCCTCAGCACGCCCGCATCGCCAGACGCCTCAGCAGAGCACTGATTCCGGTCGAAGACGCGAACGGATGGGAGAGCTTCTCAGGGGACGTCGACATCTGCATCGAGGGTCCACGTGACACCGTGATCCCCGGCTACTGCCTGGTCCGCGCGGACGCCCCGCTCTGGGGTGACCGGGAGATCCTCTCCTCAGGGCTGATCATGGTGGCCGAGGTCGTCCCACCCGGCAGCATGGAGACAGACCGCGCTACAGAGCCCCGGATCTATGCGGGGTGCGGCATCCCGATCATGCCGATCATCGACCCGGTCGTCTCTCCGCCGATGGTCACCGTCCTCAGCGACCCCGAGGACGGTGCCTACCGGACCATGGCCCACACCGAGATCGGCAAGCCGGTCCGGATCCCCGCCCCCGTCGACTTCGACCTGGACACCTCGATCTTCCTGTGGTCCCCGTCGGACCCGTGCTCCCCCGCCCCGGGGCCCGAACCGTCGGCGGGACTCAGAGCTGGTCCATGACCTTGCGGATGCGCTTGTCGGAGATCGAGTAAGGAGTGCCGAGGGTCTGGGCGAAGTAGCTGACCCGCAGCTCCTGGATCATCCAGCGGAGCTGGCGGACGTCGTCGTCGGAGCGGCGGGCGGGCGGGAGCTTCTCGACCAGGTCGTGGTAGTCGTCTTCGAGGTCATGGACCTTGTGCATCCGCTCCTCGTCACGGAGCCGGTCGTCGGGCAGCTTCTCCAGCCGCCGCTGGGCCGCCCTGAGATAGCGGAGCAGGTCCGGCAGACGCCTGTAGCCCGTGCCGGTGACGAAGCCGGGGTAGACCAGGTCGGCCACCTGGTCGCGGATGTCCTCGACCGCGGCGGTGGAGCGGCCCTCGGGCAGGAGGGTGGTGACCGAGTGCCAGACCCGCAGGATGCCCTCCACCCTGGCGACCGTCTCGGCGGTCGTGTCGAAGAGCTCGGCACGGACCTTGTCGTGCAGGACGGTGAAGGCGGACTCGTCCCAGACCGGCCCGCCGTACTGGCTCATCAGCTCGTCGGCGGCACAGGCGGTGCAGTCGTCGAACAGCGCGACGGCACCGGCGTGCGGGCTGCGGCTGAGGGCGAGCTTGGCCTGGTTGTCCAGGCGGCCGAGCACCCACTTGGCCGGGGACGGGGTGTTGAGCAGCAGCAGCCTGCGGGTGCCCTCCCACATGGCGCGGCGCTGCTCGGCCTCGGTCTCGAACATGCGGACGGCCACGGTGGCGCCCTCGTCGGCCAGCGCGGGATAGGCCTTCATCCGGCGCTGCTCGAAGGTCTTGGGCAGCTCCCCCACGTTCCATGTGGTCAGGCCGGACTTCTCCAGCCCGTCGGCGGCCCTGGACAGGGTCTGGCGGAGCTTGGGGGCGAGCCGACGTTTGAGGTCGGCCAGGTCCTTGCTCTCGGCGAGCTTGTGCTTGCGGCCGTCGATCACCCGGAAGGTGATCTTCAGGTGGTCGGGCACCAGGTCGAGCTGCCACGCCTCGCGCGGCACCTGGACGCCGGTCAGGTTGAGCAGCTCCCGCTCCAGCACCGCGAGCAGCGGCTCCTGGGTGGGCTCGGCCCGCTGGAGCACCTGCCTGGCGTAGTTGGGCGCGGGCACGAAGTTGCGCCGGATGTTCTTGGGCAGGGCTCGGATCAGCGCGGTGAGGAGCTCCTCGCGCAGGCCGGGGATCTGCCAGTCGAAGCCCTCGACGTTCACCTGGTTGAGCAGGGCGAGCGGGATGTGGGCGGTGACGCCGTCGGCGTCGGTGCCCGGCTCGAACTGGTAGGTCAGTGGGAAGCGCAGTCCTCCCTGCCGCCACACGTCGGGATAGTCGCGCTGGCTGACGTCACCGGCCGACTCGCTGATCAGCATCGACTTCTCGAAGCTGAGCAGGTCGGGCTGGTCTGCTCTGGCCTTCTTCCACCAGGCGTCGAAGTGGCGTCCGGAGACGACGTCGGCGGGGACGCGATGGTCGTAGAAGTCGAACAGCGTCTCGTCGTCGACGAGGATGTCGCGGCGGCGGGCGCGCTCCTCCAGCTCCTCGACCTCTTCGAGAAGCTTGCGGTTCTCCCTGAAGAACGCGTGATGGGTCTCCCAGTCGCCCTCGACCAGGGCGTGCCGGATGAACAGCTCGCGGCTCAGCTCGGGGTCGATGCGCCCATAGTTGACCTTTCGCTGCACCACAAGCGGCACGCCGTACAGCGTGACCTTCTCGTAGGCCATCACGGCGCCCTGGTTCTTCTCCCAGTGCGGCTCGGAGTAGGTGCGTTTGATCAGGTGCTGGGCGAGCGGCTCGACCCACTCAGGCTCGATCTTGGCATTGACCCGGGCCCAGAGGCGGGAGGTCTCCACCAGCTCGGCCGACATCACCCACAGCGGCTGTTTCCTGGCCAGCGCGGAGCCGGGGAAGATGGCGAAACGGGCGTTGCGGGCGCCGGCATACTCCGTGAACGGCCGGCGCTGTTCGGTCATCGGCCGGCGCGGTCCGTTCGGAGACCGCTGGGGACCCTCGTTCGCCGTCTTCTTGTCGATGTCCTTGACGCCGACGTGGGACAGCAGACCGGACAGCAGCGACATGTGGATCTTCTGCTCGTCGCCGGGGGTGCTGTTCTGGGTGACGCCGAGGGACTTAGACATCTGACGGAGCTGGCTGTAGACGTCCTGCCATTCGCGTACGCGCAGGTAGTTGAGGAACTCGGACTTGCACAGGCGCCGGAAGGCGCTGGAGGACAGCTCCTTCTGCGACTCCTGAAGGTATTCCCACAGGTTCAGGTAGGAGACGAAGTCCGACTCCTTGTCGGCGAAGCGGCGGTGCTTCTCGTCGGCGGCCTGCTGCTTGTCGGCGGGGCGCTCGCGCGGGTCCTGGATGGAGAGCGCGGCGGCGATGACCATGACCTCACGGACGCAGCCGTTGTTGTCGGCCTCCAGCACCATGCGGGCCAGGCGCGGGTCGACCGGCAGGCCGGCCAGCTTGCGGCCCAGCGGAGTCATCTGCCTGGCCTGGTCGAACGCGCCCAGCTCCTGGAGCAGGTCGTAACCGTCCTTGACCTGGCGCTGGTCCGGCGGCTCGACGAAGGGGAAGGCCCCGATGTCGCCCAGGCCGATGGAGGTCATCTGCAGGATGACCGAGGCGAGGTTGGTGCGCAGGATCTCCGGGTCGGTGAACTCCGGCCGGGTGAGGAAGTCGTCCTCCTCGTACAGCCGGATGCAGACGCCCTCGGAGACACGGCCGCAACGGCCCTTGCGCTGGTTGGCCGACGCCTGGGAGATCGCCTCGATGGGCAGGCGCTGGACCTTGGTGCGGTGGCTGTAGCGGGAGATGCGGGCGAAGCCGGGGTCGACCACGTATTTGATGCCGGGCACGGTCAGGGAGGTCTCGGCCACGTTGGTGGCCAGCACGACCCGGCGGCCGGAGTGCCGCTGGAAGACCCTGTGCTGCTCGGCCGCCGACAGCCGGGCGTACAGCGGGAGGATCTCGGCGTCCTTGCGCTTGGACAGCGCCTCGGCGGTGTCGCGGATCTCGCGCTCACCGCTGAGGAAGACCAGGATGTCGCCCGGGCCCTCGGCGCACAGCTCGTCGACGGCGTTGCCGATCGCCTGGATCTGGTCGTCGTCCTCGGCGATCGGCCGGTAGCGGACCTCGACAGGGTAGGTCCGGCCGGAGACCTCGACGATCGGGGCGTCGCCGAAGTGCTTGGAGAACCGCTCCGGATCGATGGTGGCCGAGGTGATGATGATTTTGAGATCCGGCCGCTTCGGGAGAAGCTGCTTGAGATAGCCGAGGATGAAGTCGATGTTGAGGCTGCGTTCGTGCGCCTCGTCGATGATCAGCGTGTCGTACTGGGTGAGGTCGCGGTCGGTCTGCAGCTCGGCCAGGAGGATGCCGTCGGTCATCACCTTGACGAGGGTGCCGTCGCTCACCTGGTCGGTGAACCGGACCTTGTAGCCCACGGCGTCACCGAGCTGCGTGTCCAGCTCCTCGGCGACGCACTCGGCCACGGTCCTGGCGGCGATCCTGCGGGGCTGGGTGTGCCCGATCAGGCCCCGGACGCCCCTGCCCAGCTCCAGGCAGATCTTCGGTAGCTGGGTCGTCTTTCCGGAACCGGTCTCACCGGCGACGATCACGACCTGGTGGTCGCGGATCGCCTCCAGGATGTCGTCCCTGCGCTGGCTGACCGGCAGCGCCTCCGGATAGGTGACAGCGGGCACCCCGGCACGGCGGGCGGCCACCCGGTGCTCGGCCTTCTCGATGTCGGAGGTGATCTCCGCGGCGATCTTCTGCTGTGCGGCGCGGTTTCTGACCTTGCGCGCGCCGTCGAGCCGGCGCCGGAGCCGTCGCTGGTCACACAGCGTGAGCTCGGGCAGGCGCGCGTGGAGGTCGGCAAGTGGAGATGTCAACGGAGGCGTTCCCATACTGCTTCCAGAGTACTTTCAGCCCGCAAGTCAGGAGCCAACCGCCCATCGTGCCCGACCCTCCGCACGACCGCATCCCAATTTGAAGCGCCCTCCACGGCCGAAGCCGAAAACTCCCGATGTGTTCGACCGGAAACCCTCAGATCGCTAAGGTCGGCTCCGTGGACGAGATCACCGGTGTCGGGCGGCTGCTGGACGGCGCGCGCGCCACGATCCGCCGCCTGCACCCGATGGAGGCGTGGCAGGCCGCCCGCCGGGGGCCATCATCGTGGACACCCGCCCCGAGTTCCAGCGCCGTACGGCCGGCGAGGTTTCCGGGGCCGTCGTCGTCGAACGCAACCATCTGGAGTGGCGGCTCGACCCCGGCTCCGACGCCCGGATCCCGGAGGCCGGCTCCCCTCCCGTCTGAGCCGCCGCCTCCCCACCGGCCCGCGGACGGCGCCGGGCGGGAGGACCTCTCATGCGCCGCGTCCGCGGACGCGGGAAGGGTCCCCTGCCGCAGTGCGGCCGGGGACCCTGCTCGGAACGGTTGACGGACGGTGGTTACGGAAGGGCGGGGTAGGCGTTCTTGAGCAGCTCACGGAACTGCGCGGAGAACCACTGCCCGGAGAGTGGGGCGTTCGGCAGGGAACCGGTCAGGTTGTTGCCGTTGCGCTCGTTGCCGGTGTAGGTCGGGTCGCACATCCGGTCGAAGCCCTTGCCCTCGTCGTTGGGGATGAGCGAGCTGGAGCCGTCGGACTCGCCCGGGGGCTTGATCCAGACGTAGGCGTCCAGGCCGGCGGCGGGGCTGGCCTGCGGGCGCTCGCCGAGGCCGGCGCCGCTCTGGTTGCACCAGTTGCCGGCGTGGATGCGACGGTCCACCCGCGACTGGTCGACGAAGGTGTTCATGTCGGTGGAGGTGCTGGGAGCGGCCGGACGGGCCGTGCCGCCCCACCCGTTGCGGGAGGTGTCGATCAGCATGCCGAGGCCGGACTTGAAGCCCTTCTGGATGAGCAGGGTGCGGAACGCCTGGGCGTAGGAGAGCTCGTCGACGTAGAAGTTCCAGTCGACCCACCGCGACTGGCGGACCGTCTGGCCGTTGACCGTGCTGTTGATGGTGAAGTTCGGCTCCTTCAGAGCCGAGTAGTTGGCGGTGTTGGTGATGAAACCGTCGACGCTGTCGAAGCCGGCCGCGGTGCCGGAGACCGTGCTGGCGAACAGGTCGGCCGAGGGGCCGAAGTTGGTGTCCCAGCCCAGCCAGCCGTGGTGTCCGGCGTCGATGTAGGTGTAGACGTTGTTGATCGCGTGCAGCTTGTCGAGGGCGTACCTGACGCCGTTGACGTAGGCGCCGCTGTCCTTGGCCTCCTGGCACTTGGCCACGTTGAGGTTGGTGATCAGGTTGGGCAGCGAGTCGATCTCGATGACCGTCGCGATCCGGAGCGCGGCGTACTTCGACTCCTTCATGATCGCGGCGATCGGGTCGATGTACTCGGTCTTGTAGCGGTTCAGACCGTTCTGGGCGATGAGTAGCTCACCGTTGGAGGCCAGCGCCGAGCAGTCGCGGTTCGGCAGGTTGTAGATGACGAACTGGATCGTCAGCGGCTTGCTGCCGTTGGCCGCGTCCTGCTTGAGGGCCTCGTCCAGGTGGGCGCGGAGCCCCTTGGCCGAGGCGGTTCCCTCGATGGCGGCGATGCGGTCCAGCCACACGCCGGTCGAGATGTTGGCCACCGCGGAGCCGCCCGGCTCCGCCGCGGCCTTCGCCGACCAATCGGGATTGACGTAGCCGGTGGCCCCGGCGTACGGGTTCTCGACGTGCTCGCCGGTCGGCGGGGTGCCGTCGTCGTCCTCCTCGGTCGCGGTGACGGAGACGCCGGTGTGCCCGGTGGCCGCGGCCGCGATGGTGGCGGTGCCGTTGGTCGCGTCGGCGTCCTGCGCGGCCGAGACGGTCACGTTCTGCGCCGTGTTCCAGTTGGCGGTCGTGAAGGTCAGCGTGGAGGGCGAGATGGTGATGTCGGCGTCACCGGTCTTGGTCAGGTTGACCGTGACGTTGCCGGTGGGCGCCTTGCTGAGCCTGAAGCCCACCGTCTTGGAACTGCCCTCGGGAACGCTGACCGAGGTCGCCGAGGCGACGATCGACGCGGTGCCGGTGTCGGAGCCCACGGTGAAGGGGACCGCGGTGCTCTCCTTGGACAGGACCGGGGACCCGTTGTCGTAGGCCTTGGCCGTGGCGGTGTGGCTGCCCGCCGCCACGCCCGTCGCGGGGTAGCTGTACGGGGCCGAGGTGTCGGTGTTGACCAGTGCGCCGTCGACGTAGAACTCGACCTTGCTGACCGCGCCGTCGTCACCGGCCGTCGCCGCGAGCGGTACGGCGGAGCCCGCCGGAATGGAGGCGCCGCTCACCGGGCTGGTCAGGCTGACCGTCGGAGCCTGGTTGGCCGGCGGCTGCCCGCCGCAGGTGACGCCGTTGACCGTGAAGGCGGTGGGCTTGGGGTTGCTCCCACTCCACGACCCGTTGAAGCCGATGCTGGTCGACGCGCCGGTGGCGAGAGCGCCGTTCCAGTCCAGGTTCTTGGCGGTGACCTGGTTGCCGCTCTGGCTCCAGGTCGCCGACCAGCCCTGCTGGAGCTGCTGGTTGCCGGGGAAGGCGAAACCGAGAGTCCAGCCGGTGAGCGCGTCACCGAGGTTCTTGAGCGTGACGTTGGCGGTGAACCCGCCCTGCCAGTCGTTGGTGCTGTAGGCGACGTCGCACGAGACTGCGGCGTGCGCTGTGGCGGCCTGCCCGGCGGCGAGACCGGTGGCGGCCACGAGCAGGGCCGCCGTGGTCACCGCCCGGGTGCGCCACGCGTGACGGCGCGGATGAGCTCTCATTCGTAATCATCTCCAGGACGAGGGTGGGAGCGCTCCCATAGTCCGGATGTTTCGGGCGTGTGTACAGCTTGTTGCACGCCGCGGGCACTTCGCCAGGACTGTCCCCGCCCCTGACCTCACCGAATGCTTTTCTGGTTCGATGAAAGTTTCAAAGGCCCCGGGTCCGCCCCAGACGGCGGAGCCCGCGAGAGACCGACGATCGCCGGACTCGCCGGACTCCGGACGGCCCGGCCGCGGGGCCTCCGCCGAACGGAGCCTCTCCCACCGGACACGTCATCTCAGGCGGGTCGGGTGCGCCGGCGCCGGGCTTCCCGGTACGGGCCGCGTGACGACGCCCTACTGCTCGGCGGCGGCCATGGCGGCGCCCACGATGCCGGCCTCGTTCTGGAGGGTGGCCGGCACGACGTGCGTGCGCACCTCCACCTTGGGCAGGAACTTGTCCGACTTCTTGCTGACCCCACCCCCGAGGATGATCAGCGAGGGGGAGAACAGCGCCTCCACATGCTGCAGATACTCCTCGACCCGGCCCGCCCATTTGTTCCAGCTCAGATCGCGGTCCTCGCGTGCGTGGTCCGAGGCCCGCTTCTCCGCGTCCTTGCCCCTGATCTCCAGGTGCCCGAGTTCGGTGTTGGGCACCAGGCGGCCGTCGACGAACAGGGCGCTGCCGATCCCGGTGCCGAAGGTCAGCATCAGCACCACTCCTGCCCTGCCGCGGCCCGCGCCGACCGCCATCTCGGCCATCCCCGCCGCGTCGGCGTCGTTGAGCACGATCACCGGCAGCCCCGTCGCCTTGGTGAACAGTGCCCGCGCGTCCTCGCCGATCCACGACTGATCCACATTCGCGGCCGACCTCGTGACCCCGTCCACCACGATCCCGGGAAAGGTCACACCGACCGGCCCGGTCCAGGAGAAGTGCTCGACGATCTGCGCGACCACCGCGGCGACCGCCTTGGGGTCGGCGGGAACCGGCGTCGGGATCCGCAGACGCTCCCGGGTCAGCTCTCCTCTGGCGGTGTCCACCGGCGCACCCTTGATCCCTGACCCACCGATGTCGATTCCCAGTGCTTCCATGACATCCACCTCCTGCTCCGGGCTCCTTCCCCGTGACAGGCCGCTGATGCCCATCCGTGATCCTCCGCGATCCGCTGATACCGATCTGCAGTGAGCGGTCAACCCGGCTGAAAGCGGTCCATCACAGACTGCGGACATCACAGCGGGAAAGGACCCCTCCGATGACACCTCTGCGCACCGCAACCGGCCTCGCCCTGGCCGCCGTCCTCGTCTCGATCGCCCCATCTGCCGCACAGGCCGCAGCCGGTCCCGCCGACACCACCGCGGCCAAGACCACCCAGTGGGGCCCCACCTACTCCCCCGGCCGCAAGGCCAAGGCCCTCGGCTCTCTGACGGCCTCGGACGAGGACCATGAGGACATCCCCGCCGCCGGGACCGTCCGGATCTCCGGCAGGCTCCACGACCTGACCCGCAAGGGCACCGCCTGCGGATGGGCGGTCTTCCGCGTCACCTACCGGACCCCGGACGGGAACCTGCCGTTCAGGCACCGCAGCGTCAGCACCTGCTCGTACGGCACGTCCAAGCCGTTCGCCTTCGCCTACCACGACGTCTACGAGGTCGAGCTCAAGGTCTGCGCCGAGCCCAAGGCCGCCAAGCCGTCACTCACCTGCCTCTACGCCGGCACCTGGAAGGTGCTCTACGTGTCCAGCTGAGCGCGAGGCCTCCTCCCCCGGCAGGCCACGGCGGACCTCTCCGGCCGGGGGCCTTTCGGGACTACCGCGACGGGGAGGGGATCACCCGGGCGGCCGGGTGATCCCCTCCCCAGGAGGGCCGACGCTCCGGCCCGTGCGCCATCAGCCCTCAGCGGCGGCGACACGACGCCGGCGGTGGAGACGGACGGCCAGGGCGAAGCCGCCCAGAAGCAGCGCGACCAGCCCCCCGATTTCGCCCTTCTACCCACCTTCGGCACCCCATAGTGGGACGTGCCTGAAGCGATCGACCACTGGGCGGCCCGGAACCCGGCCGCTCAGCACGGACCGCAGCAAGCATTCGCAATCAGGGAGTAGACAAACGCAAGAAAATGACCACTCATCGCGAAATCACCGGCAGACGCGAGGACGGAGCACCCGTTCCCCGACGAAGGCCGCGCGGGCCCTCGCGATGGGAACCCACACGATCCGCCCTAACGTTTCACGGGACCCGTTGACGCCCTGACCACGAGCTCGGGCTCGAAGAGCAGCTCGTCCGCGGGGACCAGGGCCTTGTCGATCTGGGCGGAGAGAAGGTCGACGACCGCGCGGCCCATCGCGTCGATCGGCTGGCGCAGGGTGGTCAGCGGCGGGTCGGTGCAGTTCATCAGCGCGGAGTCGTCGTAACCGATCACCGAGATGTCGTCGGGGACCGACAGCCCCGCCCGGCGCGCCGCCCGGATGGCGCCCAGCGCCATGACGTCGCTTGCGCAGATGATGCCGGTCACGCCTCGCCGTATCAGCCGGGCCGCCGCCGCGTGGCCGCCCTCCAGGGAGAACATGGTGTGCTCGACGGACTCGGAGTCCAGACCGGCCGCCGCCAGCTTGCGCCGCGAGGGCACATGGTCCGGCGGGCCGAGCACCATGCCGATCCGCTCGTGCCCGAGCGAGCGCAGGTGACCGAGCGCCATCTCGGCGGCGGCCACGTCGTCACACGAGACCTGGGGGAAGGCGAGGTGTTCCACCGCGGCATTGACCAGCACGGTCGGCAGGCGGCGTTCCAGTAGCAGCCGGTAGTGGTCGTGGGAGGCGTCGGCCTGGGCGAACAGTCCCCCGGCGAACACCACTCCCGACACCTGCTGCTGGAGCAGGAGGTCGACGTACTCCGCTTCGGAGACCCCGCCCAGCGTCCTGGTGCACAGCACCGAGGTGAACCCCTGCTGAGCCAGCGCTCCCCCGACCACCTCGGCGAACGCCGGAAAGATCGGGTTCTGCAGTTCGGGCAGGACCAGCCCCACCAACCGGGCCCGGTCCCCGCGCAACTGCGTCGGCCGTTCGTATCCGAGCACGTCGAGTGCCGTGAGCACGGCCTCCCGCGTCGCCTCGGACACGCCGGGTTTCCCGTTGAGCACGCGACTCACCGTCGCCTCGCTCATCCCGACCTTCTTGGCCA
Above is a genomic segment from Streptosporangium album containing:
- the ppgK gene encoding polyphosphate--glucose phosphotransferase translates to MEALGIDIGGSGIKGAPVDTARGELTRERLRIPTPVPADPKAVAAVVAQIVEHFSWTGPVGVTFPGIVVDGVTRSAANVDQSWIGEDARALFTKATGLPVIVLNDADAAGMAEMAVGAGRGRAGVVLMLTFGTGIGSALFVDGRLVPNTELGHLEIRGKDAEKRASDHAREDRDLSWNKWAGRVEEYLQHVEALFSPSLIILGGGVSKKSDKFLPKVEVRTHVVPATLQNEAGIVGAAMAAAEQ
- a CDS encoding LacI family DNA-binding transcriptional regulator, coding for MTRRLAEVAKKVGMSEATVSRVLNGKPGVSEATREAVLTALDVLGYERPTQLRGDRARLVGLVLPELQNPIFPAFAEVVGGALAQQGFTSVLCTRTLGGVSEAEYVDLLLQQQVSGVVFAGGLFAQADASHDHYRLLLERRLPTVLVNAAVEHLAFPQVSCDDVAAAEMALGHLRSLGHERIGMVLGPPDHVPSRRKLAAAGLDSESVEHTMFSLEGGHAAAARLIRRGVTGIICASDVMALGAIRAARRAGLSVPDDISVIGYDDSALMNCTDPPLTTLRQPIDAMGRAVVDLLSAQIDKALVPADELLFEPELVVRASTGPVKR
- a CDS encoding glycoside hydrolase family 6 protein, producing the protein MRAHPRRHAWRTRAVTTAALLVAATGLAAGQAATAHAAVSCDVAYSTNDWQGGFTANVTLKNLGDALTGWTLGFAFPGNQQLQQGWSATWSQSGNQVTAKNLDWNGALATGASTSIGFNGSWSGSNPKPTAFTVNGVTCGGQPPANQAPTVSLTSPVSGASIPAGSAVPLAATAGDDGAVSKVEFYVDGALVNTDTSAPYSYPATGVAAGSHTATAKAYDNGSPVLSKESTAVPFTVGSDTGTASIVASATSVSVPEGSSKTVGFRLSKAPTGNVTVNLTKTGDADITISPSTLTFTTANWNTAQNVTVSAAQDADATNGTATIAAAATGHTGVSVTATEEDDDGTPPTGEHVENPYAGATGYVNPDWSAKAAAEPGGSAVANISTGVWLDRIAAIEGTASAKGLRAHLDEALKQDAANGSKPLTIQFVIYNLPNRDCSALASNGELLIAQNGLNRYKTEYIDPIAAIMKESKYAALRIATVIEIDSLPNLITNLNVAKCQEAKDSGAYVNGVRYALDKLHAINNVYTYIDAGHHGWLGWDTNFGPSADLFASTVSGTAAGFDSVDGFITNTANYSALKEPNFTINSTVNGQTVRQSRWVDWNFYVDELSYAQAFRTLLIQKGFKSGLGMLIDTSRNGWGGTARPAAPSTSTDMNTFVDQSRVDRRIHAGNWCNQSGAGLGERPQASPAAGLDAYVWIKPPGESDGSSSLIPNDEGKGFDRMCDPTYTGNERNGNNLTGSLPNAPLSGQWFSAQFRELLKNAYPALP